The Manihot esculenta cultivar AM560-2 chromosome 1, M.esculenta_v8, whole genome shotgun sequence genome has a window encoding:
- the LOC110610356 gene encoding protein ALTERED XYLOGLUCAN 4 yields the protein MLLDRKPREKNKIPRMGTLSPSKHHHSYPSLTRRLLPWTFYVIIPLLFFRLYIYPRLLPHSNPILISSSPFSLSPYTSGDAETTPCDYTNGDWVHDNRGPLYNATTCGTIKEGQNCIVHGRPDMGYLYWRWQPKQCKLPRFDSNTFLQLLRNKHLAFVGDSMARNQLESLLCMLATASAPKLVYRDGEDNKFRRWHFDSHNITISLYWSPFLVKGMEKSNAGSNHNKLYLDHVNERWVADMNGFDLLVLSIGHWFLHPAVYYEGDSILGCHYCPGLNHTEIGFYDVLRKALKTTLRTVIQRRGSGFNGNGIEVILTTFSPSHFEGDWDKFGACPKKKPYQEREKSLEGMDAEVRKIEIEEVEAAKLSAMQFDNIRFEALDVTKLSLLRPDGHPGPYMYPFPFANGVTERVQNDCVHWCLPGPIDTWNEILLQVIKRWGIIQ from the exons ATGCTCCTAGACAGGAAACCAagggagaaaaataaaattccaaGAATGGGCACTTTGAGTCCTTCCAAGCACCACCATTCTTATCCTTCTCTTACCAGGAGGCTTCTTCCATGGACCTTTTATGTTATCATCCCTTTGCTTTTCTTTCGCTTGTACATCTACCCTCGCCTTCTTCCTCACTCCAACCCCATTCTCATCTCCTCTTCtcccttctctctttctccttaTACTTCAG GAGATGCGGAAACTACTCCATGTGACTACACAAACGGCGACTGGGTCCATGACAATAGGGGCCCTTTGTACAATGCCACAACCTGCGGTACAATCAAGGAAGGCCAGAATTGCATCGTCCATGGCAGGCCAGATATGGGTTACCTATACTGGAGATGGCAACCAAAGCAATGCAAGCTTCCAAGGTTTGATTCCAACACATTTCTTCAACTCCTTAGAAATAAACATTTGGCATTTGTTGGTGATTCCATGGCAAGGAACCAATTGGAGTCACTTCTTTGCATGCTAGCCACTGCCTCTGCTCCTAAGCTTGTTTATCGAGATGGTGAGGATAACAAGTTTCGCAGATGGCATTTTGATTCTCATAATATCACTATATCCTTGTATTGGTCTCCTTTTCTGGTAAAAGGTATGGAAAAATCAAATGCTGGATCAAATCACAACAAATTGTATTTAGATCATGTTAATGAGAGGTGGGTAGCTGATATGAATGGATTTGACTTGCTTGTGCTATCAATTGGGCATTGGTTTCTACATCCAGCAGTGTATTATGAGGGTGATTCTATTCTGGGTTGCCATTACTGTCCTGGTCTTAATCACACTGAAATTGGATTTTATGATGTCTTGAGAAAGGCTTTAAAAACTACACTCAGGACTGTAATTCAGAGAAGAGGGAGCGGTTTTAATGGCAATGGGATTGAAGTAATTCTTACAACCTTCTCACCTTCACATTTTGAAGGGGATTGGGATAAGTTTGGTGCTTGTCCAAAAAAGAAGCCTTATCAGGAGAGAGAGAAATCACTTGAAGGAATGGATGCAGAGGTGagaaaaattgaaattgaagaagtTGAAGCTGCAAAGTTGAGTGCTATGCAATTTGATAATATAAGATTTGAGGCATTAGATGTGACCAAATTATCGCTATTGAGGCCAGATGGTCACCCAGGACCATACATGTATCCATTTCCATTTGCTAATGGTGTAACCGAGCGCGTGCAAAATGATTGTGTGCATTGGTGCTTGCCCGGGCCTATAGACACCTGGAATGAGATATTACTGCAAGTGATTAAGAGATGGGGTATCATTCAATAA